Proteins from one Desmodus rotundus isolate HL8 chromosome 9, HLdesRot8A.1, whole genome shotgun sequence genomic window:
- the LSM6 gene encoding U6 snRNA-associated Sm-like protein LSm6, with amino-acid sequence MSLRKQTPSDFLKQIIGRPVVVKLNSGVDYRGVLACLDGYMNIALEQTEEYVNGQLKNKYGDAFIRGNNVLYISTQKRRM; translated from the exons ATGAGTCTGCGGAAGCAAACCCCCAGTGACTTCTTAAAGCAAATCATCGGACGGCCTGTTGTGGTGAAATTGAATTCTGGAGTGGATTATCGAG GGGTCCTGGCCTGCCTGGACGGCTACATGAACATAGCCTTGGAGCAGACGGAGGAATACGTAAATGGACAACTGAAGAATAAGTATGGGGATGCGTTTATCCGAGGAAACAATG TGTTGTACATAAGCACACAGAAGAGGAGGATGTGA